Sequence from the Betaproteobacteria bacterium genome:
CTCATGTTCGAAACCCAGTACAACGAACTCGCGCTCGCCGTCGACCAGATCGCCGAGCGCATTCGCGCCCTGGGTTACCGGGCGCCGGGTACCTACGGCGAGTTCACCAACTTGAGTTCGATCAAGGAGGTGAGCGGATCACCGAAGGCCGAGGAAATGGTCCGTCTGCTGGTCGAAGGTCAGGAAGCGGTCGTGCGCACGGCGCGCTCGGTGTTTCCGGCAGTCGACGAGGCACACGACGAGCCTTCCGCCGACCTCCTCACCCAGCGCATGCAGGTACACGAAAAGACGGCCTGGATGCTCCGAAGCCTCCTGGAAAAGTAACGTAATCGCTCGGAGGCAGCGGCGCTCACGCCGGTACAAGAGCCCATGACCACCACCACGCTCGCCATCGCTGACTGGCTCCGCCACGGGCGTTCCGCCGCCCAGGGCGGGCAGCCGGACTGGCGACGCATCGTCGGCCTTGCCATCGTCGTCGGCGGCGCGCTCCACCTGCTGGCAGCCTGGGGCGGGCAACTCTCGGCCTTCCTGGTCGCCCATCCGCAGATTCGCGACGGCGTGTTCGCGAGCCTGCTCGCCGGACTCGCGACCGGCGTCGGCGCGCTGCCGCTGCTCGTCATG
This genomic interval carries:
- a CDS encoding DNA starvation/stationary phase protection protein produces the protein LMFETQYNELALAVDQIAERIRALGYRAPGTYGEFTNLSSIKEVSGSPKAEEMVRLLVEGQEAVVRTARSVFPAVDEAHDEPSADLLTQRMQVHEKTAWMLRSLLEK